The nucleotide window GTTCTACAGCCGTTCACGTCAGGAGCTATGGCGTAAAGGCGCAACGAGCGGCAACACCCAAAAAATCGTCGAAATCAAATATGACTGTGACGGTGACGCACTCGTGGTGCTCGTCAAACCTGCTGGACCCGCATGCCATACAGGTGCCGTCAGCTGTTTTTCAGAAAACCTGCTGGAGCGATCCACTGAACAGCTTGCATCACAGCATTTTTCAGAAAGCCCACTGGAGAATAACTCAGGTCAGCTCGCCTCATTGAGCGATTATGCCGTCATGCTCGAGCTGGAAAAAACAATTTCTGAGCGTGAGCAGGAAATGCCGGAAGGCGCATACACTACCTACTTATTTGAAAAAGGCGTCGACAAGATTCTGAAAAAAGTCGGAGAAGAGGCCTCGGAGGTCATCATCGCCGCAAAAAATCGCGACCCCGAAGAGCTGAAGTGGGAAGCAGCCGACCTGCTTTACCACCTGATGGTCTTGCTACAGGAACAGAAGCTTCCGCTAAAAGAAGTATTGTCCGTGTTGAATAAAAGGAAGAATCCCAGCGCAGAAGAATAAATTGTGCGCTGGGTTTTATTTTTGCCCAGATTTGCGGCTGGAAATTCCATGATCTTCGCCTCATTCGAACGATATTGCTCGGACCTCTTTGCGTATTCCCTGGTTTGGGAGCGATTAAGGAAAAAAATGCATTCTATTATGTAAGGAATCCTTAGAAAAAGGTTGCTGGAAAAATTATTCTCTTAACTAACCTCAATAATTGCGTGAGTCTCTGTACTAATTGCACAAGTATCTAGTTTAATTGCACAAAAATTTTCCAGAATTGCACACTCAGGAGCAATAATTGCGTAAATAACCAAATTAAGGTAAAAGTGTGATCGGGCTCCGGTAAAATTTTTTCGGAAAAGTGGCTAGTAAAATTATCCGGCTATGTGATTTTTCCATTTAGCAGCCAATTCTCTCAAAACCGCGAATATCAAAGGACCCCTTGATTATCAGTAGTAATCATGTGTCTTCAGAATTATTTAACCCGTTCACCAGGTCTGCGTCGACAATTTCAACTCCACACCTTCTCGAACCCTCCGTCCGTATGTTATACTACATTAGTTAAAGTTGCTTCGATCTAACACTGTATGTGTATTCTTATACAAACCTAAGGTTCAAAGGATATAGTTTTACTAAAATATAAATGGAGGATCACATGGGAAAAGACTCTAAAGCGATGAAGCAAAAAGGTCAATTGCTGTCATTTGTTCCTACTGGTGAATATTACTTCACCAAAGGGGTCAAGGCTTTCCACAGGCGGGACCTAAAAAAGGCTGAAAAGTATTTCCAGCGTGCGATGCACCTTGAGCCTGGTGAGCCGATGATCGTTTGCCAATTGGCGATCGTGCAGTCGGAGCTGGGTGAGTACCAGCAGTCTAACCGTCTTTTGCACTTGGTCCTCGAAGAGCTCGATGAAAACATGGCAGAATGTCACTATTTTTTAGCGAATAACTACGCCCATTTAGGCTTGTTCCGAGATGCGTTCAGGCATGCTAATCTTTATATGGAATTGAATGAAGATGGTGAGTTTGCCGAGGACGCAAGCGACCTGCTTGAGCTTCTCACGATGGAAGCAGAAGAGATGGATGAGGATTATTATGAAGAAGATGACCTGATCGTCAAACAGGAGGAAGCACGCAACCATCTGGAATCAGGCGAGTTTCCAAAGGCGATCGAGATTTTCCAGGAGGTCATCGAAGAGTATCCGGAATATTGGTCAGCCTACAACAACTTGGCGCTGGCGTATTTTTACCTTGGAGAAACCACCAAGGCTCGAGATATCCTGAATGATGTTCTCGAACAGAATCCCGGCAACCTGCATGCATTGTGCAATGCCCTTGTGTTCGCGCATTACGAGGGACAAGAGAAAGAGGGACAGGACCTTAAGGACGCTCTGGAAAAAATCCATCCGATCCACGTTGAACACCAGTTCAAGCTTGGCGCCACGTTTGCGCTTGTCGGCGAATACGAACTGGCTTACCGCTGGCTGAAGAAGCTGCAAAAAACAGGTTTTGAAGGTGACGGTGCTTTCTATTACTGGCTGTCTCATGCTTCATATTTTACCGGCAGAGAAAATACTGCACGGAATGCATGGAAAAAGGTACTCGAGTTCAGTCCTGAAAAAGAAGGAATGGAGCCCTGGGCAGATAAGCCGGGCGTCAAGTTCGAAACGCAGGTTTCAGCCATCCTGAATCAGTTGAACAGCGATTATACTGAGGAGCGCCTTTTTGCGCTATTCCTCACATCTGTATCCGCGAAAAAGAAGGAAATTCTTGCGGCGGAGACATCAACGGATAAAATGACCGAAATGGAAAAATCATACTTGGCGTATGTCACTTCAGGCAAGCTGAGCAGCAGCAAGGAAGAGGAAGTAAAGGGCGCGCACGAAACAGCGAAGCTCCTTTATGACCACCACCAGCCGATCGGCAAAAATGAAGCTGGTGTCTACATTATGTGGTTCTCAGTATTTGAGCAGGCAGCGCAGGCTGGCTATGACTTCAAAAACAAAAAAGCTTGGGCCGCAGCGGTTGATTATCTCTGGGATAAGCTAAGAAATATCAAGACATCAAAAGCAGCAGTAGCGAAAAAATACGGATTGTCCGTGTCTACGCTGTCCAAATATATAAGTTTGGCTAACGAGTTTCTTCAGGAAGAAGACAGCATCTAAAAGGGTAAACTAAGTCTGTGATCAGCAGACGAGGTTTACCCTCTTTTTGTTTCTGGATAAGAAAATATAAAACTTTTGCACTTAGATTAGTGTCTAGCTCCAGCGCTTTTCGGTGCTGCCCAATGCGCTGGTGCTATTCTTTTGTCAATTTAGTGAACAGGAACCTTTATTAAGCATATTTTTGGACTATGCGCCACTTGTTTTATAGGATATGTTTAGGCAGGAAATAATAATTTCGAATGAAAACCGAAAATTAGCGGATTATGATATTCAAAGGAGTTGTACACCATGTCAGAAGAGAAAATTTATGACGTCATTATCATCGGTGCCGGGCCGGCTGGGATGACTGCTGCTGTTTATACTTCACGTGCGAACTTGTCGACACTGATGCTTGAGCGCGGCGTGCCTGGCGGACAGATGACCAATACAGAAGAAGTTGAGAACTATCCGGGATTTGACCATATTCTTGGACCTGAGCTTTCAACTAAAATGTTCGACCATGCGAAAAAATTTGGAGCTGAATATGCTTACGGTGATGTAAAAGAAGTCATCGATGGCAAGGAATATAAAACCATCAAAGCTGGCAACAATGAATACAAGGCGCGCGCAATCATTCTTTCTGCTGGTGCAGAGTACAAGAAACTGGGAGTGCCTGGCGAGCAGGAACTTGGCGGTCGCGGTGTTTCTTACTGTGCGGTTTGTGACGGCGCATTTTTCAAAGGCAAAGAACTTGTTGTTGTCGGCGGCGGAGATTCAGCGGTCGAAGAGGGCGTTTACTTGACTCGTTTCGCTTCGAAAGTGACAATCGTTCACCGTCGCGATGAGCTTCGTGCGCAAAAAATCCTGCAGGATCGTGCATTTGCCAATGAAAAAATTGATTTCATCTGGAATCACACAGTCAAGCAGATCAATGACAAAGATGGCAAGGTCGGAAGCGTGACTCTTGTTTCAACACAGGATGGAGCTGAGCAGGAATTCGTGGCAGATGGTGTGTTCATCTACATCGGAATGGTTCCATTAACGAAACCATTTGAAGGCCTGGGCATCACGAATAGCAATGGCTATATCGAAACGAACGAGCAAATGGAAACGAAAGTCCCTGGAATCTTCGCAGCTGGCGACATCCGTGAAAAAACACTTCGCCAAATTGTGACAGCAACTGGCGACGGCAGTATCGCAGCGCAAAACGCACAGCATTATGTTGAAGAACTAGTGGAAGAATTAAAAGCAAAAGCATAATATACATGCCAAACCCGCTGGATCTGATTCAGCGGGTTTTTAAGGGTATTTCCAACAGAATGGTAAAAAAATCCCGTCTCGTCATAAATTAACAAAACGTAATTATTTATTAATTCTCCTGTAACAGTAGTGAAACAATCGTGGGGTATTATAGGAGTAGAAATTGACCCCCTTTTAAAAATATAATCCTTTGACGGCACAGGTTATCCTGTGCTCTTTTTTTTTACAAAAAAATGAAACAGGCTATAGCAGAGGATTATAACACCATTTCGGAACCCGTATTTTGATTCTGCATTTTCCACTTACTTCTTAACAAAAATATCATCTTTG belongs to Mesobacillus subterraneus and includes:
- a CDS encoding tetratricopeptide repeat protein yields the protein MGKDSKAMKQKGQLLSFVPTGEYYFTKGVKAFHRRDLKKAEKYFQRAMHLEPGEPMIVCQLAIVQSELGEYQQSNRLLHLVLEELDENMAECHYFLANNYAHLGLFRDAFRHANLYMELNEDGEFAEDASDLLELLTMEAEEMDEDYYEEDDLIVKQEEARNHLESGEFPKAIEIFQEVIEEYPEYWSAYNNLALAYFYLGETTKARDILNDVLEQNPGNLHALCNALVFAHYEGQEKEGQDLKDALEKIHPIHVEHQFKLGATFALVGEYELAYRWLKKLQKTGFEGDGAFYYWLSHASYFTGRENTARNAWKKVLEFSPEKEGMEPWADKPGVKFETQVSAILNQLNSDYTEERLFALFLTSVSAKKKEILAAETSTDKMTEMEKSYLAYVTSGKLSSSKEEEVKGAHETAKLLYDHHQPIGKNEAGVYIMWFSVFEQAAQAGYDFKNKKAWAAAVDYLWDKLRNIKTSKAAVAKKYGLSVSTLSKYISLANEFLQEEDSI
- the trxB gene encoding thioredoxin-disulfide reductase; protein product: MSEEKIYDVIIIGAGPAGMTAAVYTSRANLSTLMLERGVPGGQMTNTEEVENYPGFDHILGPELSTKMFDHAKKFGAEYAYGDVKEVIDGKEYKTIKAGNNEYKARAIILSAGAEYKKLGVPGEQELGGRGVSYCAVCDGAFFKGKELVVVGGGDSAVEEGVYLTRFASKVTIVHRRDELRAQKILQDRAFANEKIDFIWNHTVKQINDKDGKVGSVTLVSTQDGAEQEFVADGVFIYIGMVPLTKPFEGLGITNSNGYIETNEQMETKVPGIFAAGDIREKTLRQIVTATGDGSIAAQNAQHYVEELVEELKAKA
- the hisIE gene encoding bifunctional phosphoribosyl-AMP cyclohydrolase/phosphoribosyl-ATP diphosphatase HisIE; translated protein: MKIEELKFDANGLIAAVVQDAATREVLTVAYMNEESLGKSLETRETWFYSRSRQELWRKGATSGNTQKIVEIKYDCDGDALVVLVKPAGPACHTGAVSCFSENLLERSTEQLASQHFSESPLENNSGQLASLSDYAVMLELEKTISEREQEMPEGAYTTYLFEKGVDKILKKVGEEASEVIIAAKNRDPEELKWEAADLLYHLMVLLQEQKLPLKEVLSVLNKRKNPSAEE